One part of the Hydra vulgaris chromosome 01, alternate assembly HydraT2T_AEP genome encodes these proteins:
- the LOC101240380 gene encoding PI-PLC X domain-containing protein 2 isoform X1: protein MSTWMSDLPSQIVQKVPINQLAIPGSHDAGAFYLDRKSPICPDEPSAIKALGKYFKNIVIEWSLTQCYPIKQQLILGVRYFDMRTGYLNSKNDFFFVHGCYGFQMFSLLQVIADFCEIYPKEVVIVDFQEFHEFTPKLHEIFADNVVKIFKGKLYSYVVGNGASSTLQEIWATGKQIIVRYNNDFSPQSYPEFWASNTLYSPWRNTSSTSKLIKFLDERLNEYSAKQLSVFQAILTPQTNDILKGLLCCCCSPHKLSKLDEKLKTPITNWLDKVYTSKMKGVNIFMCDFIANDGCVQCILQLNHLYDLN from the exons ATGTCAACATGGATGTCTGATCTTCCATCACAGATTGTACAAAAAGTACCCATTAACCAGCTTGCGATTCCTGGCTCTCACGATGCTGGAGCATTTTATTTAGACCGAAAATCACCTATTTGTCCTG ATGAACCTTCTGCAATTAAAGCATTAGGAAAATATTTCAAGAACATCGTCATAGAATGGTCATTAACTCAATGTTATCCAATAAAGCAACAATTAATATTAGGAGTCCGCTATTTTGATATGCGAACAGGATATTTAAACTCTAAAaacgactttttttttgtacatggTTGCTATGGGTTTCAAATGTTCTCTTTACTTCAAGTTATTGCCGATTTTTGCGAAATTTACCCAAAAGAAGTTGTAATTGTTGATTTTCAAGAGTTTCATGAATTTACGCCAAAGCTACACGAAATATTTGCTGATAATgttgtgaaaatttttaaaggaaaGCTTTATTCATACGTTGTAGGAAACGGGGCATCTTCTACTTTACAGGAAATTTGGGCAACAGGTAAGCAGATAATTGTCAGGTACAACAATGATTTTTCACCACAAAGCTATCCAGAGTTTTGGGCTTCTAATACTTTATATTCACCGTGGAGAAATACAAGCTCTACTagcaaactaataaaatttctagATGAAAGACTAAATGAATATTCTGCAAAACAACTAAGTGTCTTTCAAGCTATTCTTACTCCACAAACAAACGATATTCTTAAAGGATTattatgttgttgttgttctcCGCACAAACTTTCAAAActtgatgaaaaattaaaaacgccTATTACAAATTGGTTAGATAAGGTTTACACTTCAAAAATGAAGGgggtaaatatttttatgtgtgATTTTATAGCAAATGATGGCTGTGTTCAATGCATTTTGCAACTTAAtcatttatatgatttaaattaa
- the LOC136074320 gene encoding probable H/ACA ribonucleoprotein complex subunit 1: MVHLSILAVFVIFFQNLLSKGASINHVNYDILADIKNEASNNKEFGYGGYGGYGYGKRELIEVEDPWGGRSAGGGGGGGGGGGGGGGGGGGGGAGAGAGAGGGGGGGGGSQSRGGGHNRGGGEHRGRGGGENRNRGEGGNRGRGRGK, from the exons ATGGTTCATCTTAGCATACTTGctgtttttgtgattttttttcaaaatcta ctaagTAAAGGAGCTTCTATTAACCATGTAAATTATGATATTCTTGCCGATATAAA AAATGAAGCCAGCAATAATAAAGAATTTGGATATGGTGGATATGGTGGATATGGCTACGGAAAAAGAGAGTT aATTGAAGTTGAAGATCCGTGGGGCGGTAGAAGCGCGGGTGGTGGAGGTGGAGGTGGAGGAGGTGGGGgtggagggggagggggagggggaggagGGGGTGCTGGTGCTGGTGCTGGTGCAGGTGGAGGTGGAGGTGGAGGAGGTGGAAGCCAAAGCAGAGGCGGAGGTCATAACAGAGGTGGAGGCGAACACAGAGGCAGAGGTGGTGGCGAAAATAGAAACAGAGGTGAAGGCGGAAACAGAGGAAGAGGCAGAGGCAAATAA